From one Calditerricola satsumensis genomic stretch:
- the smpB gene encoding SsrA-binding protein SmpB, with amino-acid sequence MGDGVKVVATNKKAWHDYHIEDTYEAGIVLTGTEIKSVRAGRVNLKDSFARVEDGEVFLYNMHISPYSQGNRFNHDPTRTRKLLLHRYEINRLTGKVKERGYALVPLRMYLKNGYAKLELALAKGKKIYDKREAMAKRDAQREIERAFRERQKY; translated from the coding sequence ATGGGCGACGGGGTGAAGGTGGTCGCCACGAACAAAAAGGCGTGGCACGACTACCACATCGAAGACACCTACGAAGCCGGCATTGTGCTCACGGGAACGGAGATCAAGTCCGTCCGCGCCGGGCGGGTCAACCTGAAGGACAGCTTCGCCCGGGTGGAGGACGGCGAGGTCTTTCTCTACAACATGCACATCAGCCCCTACAGCCAGGGCAACCGCTTCAACCACGATCCCACCCGCACGCGCAAGCTTCTCCTGCACCGCTATGAGATCAACAGGCTCACCGGCAAGGTGAAGGAGCGCGGGTACGCGCTGGTGCCGCTCCGCATGTACCTGAAAAACGGGTACGCCAAGCTGGAGCTGGCGTTGGCGAAAGGGAAAAAGATCTACGACAAGCGGGAAGCGATGGCCAAACGGGACGCGCAGCGCGAGATCGAGCGCGCGTTCCGCGAGCGGCAGAAGTACTGA